One Solanum pennellii chromosome 10, SPENNV200 genomic region harbors:
- the LOC107032498 gene encoding receptor like protein 29: MILLLKNQIELQQLIQKTSLTFTTNTMYPFKLSLFFPLLLILFLSTSISSNINNLTQSNMNPHELETLYKIMESISNDQNWRKSYPNPCQQSSSWLGIECKRNTNNIYHVTRLDFGTHPNPTCKKTATFPSLIFQLPNLESLFFIQCFTHTKTTISIQENILLQQLSIRSNPSLIGTIPPQISSLKSLQILTLSQNNLLGQIPPQIFTLNSLIHLDLSYNNLTGQIPYQIGNLNNLIGLDLSYNSLTNPIPSTIGLLKSLQKLDLSSNTLTGRIPQTIEKLQSLNFLALSNNKLSGNFPKGIHKLQALQYFLMDDNPMMFITLPDELSQLHKLQELSLSSSGYSGEIPSSYSQLLNLTTLSLQNNRLTGKIPVELSRLTHMYHLNLSRNLLDGVVPFNTSFLKRLGRNLDLSGNPGLCLMMNEGVYVGVNVCSNTITMPLKNRSCEASCGVVTSLLFLVCVFELLFCV, from the coding sequence ATGATTCTTTTGTTAAAAAACCAAATAGAACTCCAACAATTGATCCAAAAAACTTCACTTACTTTTACAACAAACACAATGTATCCATTCaaactctctttattttttcctcTACTACTCATATTGTTCCTATCTACTTCTATCTCCTCAAACATCAACAATCTCACACAATCAAACATGAATCCTCATGAACTAGAAACTCTTTACAAGATCATGGAATCCATTTCCAATGATCAAAATTGGAGAAAATCATATCCAAATCCATGTCAACAAAGTTCATCTTGGCTTGGAATTGAGTGCAAAAGGAACACAAACAACATTTACCATGTCACTAGGCTTGATTTTGGGACACATCCAAACCCCACTTGCAAGAAAACAGCAACATTCCCTTCACTCATTTTCCAactcccaaatcttgaatctcTCTTCTTTATCCAATGCTTCACACACacaaaaacaacaatctcaatCCAAGAAAACATACTTCTCCAACAACTTAGCATAAGATCAAATCCATCATTAATTGGCACAATCCCACCTCAAATATCATCACTTAAATCACTTCAAATCCTCACATTATCACAAAACAACCTCCTTGGACAAATCCCACCACAAATCTTCACACTCAACTCACTTATTCATCTTGATTTAAGCTACAACAACCTCACAGGCCAAATCCCATACCAAATAGGCAATCTCAACAACCTTATAGGCTTAGACTTAAGCTACAACTCATTAACCAATCCAATCCCATCCACAATAGGCCTTCTCAAATCTCTTCAGAAACTCGACTTAAGTTCGAATACATTAACAGGCAGAATCCCTCAAACAATTGAAAAGTTACAATCTTTAAACTTCTTAGCACTTAGTAACAACAAGTTGAGTGGTAATTTCCCAAAAGGGATACACAAACTTCAAGCACTTCAATATTTTTTGATGGATGACAATCCAATGATGTTCATAACATTGCCTGATGAATTGAGCCAATTACATAAGCTTCAAGAATTGAGCCTTTCAAGTTCAGGTTACTCAGGGGAAATACCATCAAGTTACTCACAACTATTGAACTTAACAACATTGTCATTACAAAACAATCGATTAACGGGCAAGATACCGGTTGAATTATCAAGATTAACACACATGTATCACTTGAACTTGAGTAGAAATTTGTTAGATGGTGTTGTACCATTCAATACAAGTTTTTTGAAAAGACTTGGAAGGAATTTGGACTTGAGTGGAAATCCAGGGCTATGTTTGATGATGAATGAAGGGGTTTATGTTGGAGTTAATGTGTGTAGTAATACTATAACTATGCCATTGAAGAATAGATCATGTGAAGCTTCATGTGGAGTTGTTACATCATTATTGTTTCTTGTTTGTGTTTTTGAATTGTTGTTTTGTgtttag
- the LOC107001979 gene encoding beta-amyrin 11-oxidase-like yields the protein MEYNLVLLYTSLAIGILTLICVLKRANGWFFTFFTKKCNLPPGDMGWPLVGNMIFFLLSFKDNNLSSFFTYFVTRFGEGGMYKAFLFGKPSIIMTKVEISRKIFMDDENYDRGMPNYILKLLGQAQVGGFTREESKILHRITTLIKSDISLLSNYFDFANEIVKKSFVKLVEMEEPIDVILAIKRPAFEVLMRILIGDGVDNDMVDILFEETIYLIRGCHGLPFNIPGSAYNRGLKARKAMSKIYKYILDERKVMIGKNKTREKSNILLDMMLNTQDDDNEGFNDEKIIAMLVSYTFAGFESVALVASTAIMYLEKHPHFLDKAKEEQEDIVKRRSSPNEGLNFHEIKEMKYLSNVINESLRIATAKTIFFREARTTININGYTIPKGWKFLSFSWNYHLDPNTYVRPKEFNPSRWDDLKIKPASFLPFGVGPKMCPGANLARLEVSVILHYFLLNYRVERVNSESKIEPPRSCLVKFKKI from the exons atggAGTACAACTTAGTGTTATTATACACAAGTTTAGCAATAGGAATTTTAACCCTAATTTGTGTTCTAAAGAGGGCAAATGGATggttttttacattttttacaaaaaaatgtaacttGCCTCCTGGTGACATGGGTTGGCCATTAGTAGGgaacatgatttttttcttaCTAAGTTTCAAAGATAATAATCTTAGCTCATTTTTTACCTACTTTGTTACTAG gttTGGGGAGGGTGGAATGTACAAGGCGTTCCTGTTTGGAAAACCGAGTATTATCATGACAAAAGTTGAAATAAGTAGGAAAATATTTATGGATGATGAAAATTATGATAGAGGTATGCCaaactatatattaaaattattaggACAAGCTCAAGTTGGTGGATTTACAAGAGAAGAAAGCAAGATTCTACATAGAATCACAACATTGATAAAAAGTGACATATCATTATTATCAAATTACTTTGATTTTGCAAATGAAATTGTGAAAAAATCATTTGTGAAATTGGTTGAAATGGAAGAACCAATTGATGTAATTTTAGCAATTAAAAGGCCAGCATTTGAAGTGTTAATGAGAATTCTTATAGGTGATGGAGTTGATAATGATATGGTTGATATTCTATTTGAAGAGACTATTTATCTTATTCGTGGTTGTCATGGTTTGCCATTTAATATACCAGGATCAGCTTACAATAGGGGATTAaag gcTAGAAAAGCAATGTCtaagatatataaatatattttagatgAAAGAAAAGTGATGATTGggaaaaacaaaacaagagaAAAGTCCAATATTTTACTAGATATGATGTTAAACACTCAAGATGATGATAATGAAGGATTCAATGATGAGAAGATCATTGCAATGCTTGTTTCTTATACATTTGCTGGTTTTGAATCTGTTGCTTTGGTAGCATCAACTGCAATTATGTATTTGGAAAAACATCCTCACTTCTTGGACAAAGCTAAA GAGGAACAAGAGGATATTGTAAAGAGAAGATCATCACCAAATGAAGGCCTTAATTTCCATGAAATTAAAGAGATGAAGTATCTTAGTAAT GTGATTAATGAATCATTGCGTATTGCTACTGCTAAAACAATATTCTTTAGAGAGGCAAGAACTACTATTAACATAAATG ggtATACCATACCTAAGGGGTGGaagtttttgtcattttcatggAATTATCATTTGGACCCTAATACTTATGTGAGACCTAAGGAATTTAATCCTTCAAGATGGGAT GATCTTAAAATCAAGCCAGCCTCTTTTCTTCCCTTTGGAGTTGGCCCTAAAATGTGTCCAGGAGCCAATTTGGCTAGGCTTGAGGTTTCTGTAATTCTTCATTACTTTCTTCTTAACTACAG GGTGGAGCGAGTTAATTCAGAGAGCAAAATCGAACCTCCGAGAAGTTGTCTTGTGAAATTCAAGAAGATCTAA
- the LOC107002824 gene encoding putative GPI-anchor transamidase encodes MSSLKMDSTMKSEFLLCFLLFSTYLSYGVASSSSATTTMHTNNWAVLVCTSRFWFNYRHMANTLSLYRTVKRLGIPDERIILMLADDMACNTRNKYPAQVFNNENHRLNLYGDNVEVDYRGYEVTVENFLRVLTGRHETAVPRSKRLLSDEGSHILLYMTGHGGDEFLKFQDSEELQSHDLADAVKQMKEKRRFKELLIMVDTCQAATLFSQLQSPGVLTIGSSMKGENSYSHHLDADVGVSVIDRFTFYTLAFFERVNMYDNASLGSLFSSYNPNTLMSTAYYRTDLYPRRLEEVPVTNFFGSVMETIHTDSAYKAFAGKDSKKSTLEMPLQQSSQDLRRTLASSDVQYPTSDSNVEDPQDSCPFTNFWISMHGKMNKVEGLDSWVNYGLFLMFPMVAMSSWISS; translated from the exons ATGAGCTCATTGAAAATGGATTCCACTATGAAATCTGAATTTCTATtgtgttttcttcttttctctactTATTTGAGCTATGGGGTTGCGTCAAGTTCATCTGCGACCACTACGATGCATACTAACAATTGGGCTGTTTTGGTCTGCACTTCTCGTTTCTG GTTTAACTACAGACACATGGCTAACACTTTGTCTTTATACAG AACCGTAAAACGATTAGGCATACCTGATGAAAGAATTATTCTGATGTTGGCTGATGATATGGCTTGCAATACTCGAAATAAATACCCTGCACAGGTCTTCAACAATGAAAATCACAGGCTAAACCTTTATGGAGATAACGTTGAG GTTGATTATCGAGGTTATGAAGTAACAGTTGAAAATTTTCTGAGGGTGCTGACTGGACGTCATGAAACAGCTGTCCCAAGATCAAAACGTCTTCTTAGTGATGAAGGAAGCCACATACTTCTGTACATGACAGGGCATGGCGGAGAcgagtttttaaaatttcaggATTCAGAAGAACTTCAAAGTCATGATTTAGCTGATGCAGTGaaacaaatgaaagaaaagcGTAG ATTCAAGGAGCTGCTAATAATGGTTGACACTTGCCAAGCTGCTACTCTTTTCTCGCAG CTTCAATCACCTGGCGTATTGACAATTGGGAGTAGCATGAAAGGAGAAAATTCATACTCGCACCACTTGGATGCTGAT GTTGGTGTCTCAGTTATTGATCGATTCACATTTTATACTCTTGCATTTTTTGAGAGGGTGAACATGTATGATAATGCCTCATTGGGCAG TCTTTTCAGTTCATATAACCCAAATACGCTGATGTCGACTGCATATTATCGAACAGATCTATACCCTCGCCGATTAGAAGAG GTACCCGTGACAAACTTTTTTGGTTCAGTCATGGAGACGATACACACTGATTCTGCATATAAAGCATTCGCTGGCAAAGATTCCAAGAAGTCCACATTAGAGATGCCTCTTCAGCAGTCCAGCCAAGACTTACGACGAACACTTGCAAGTTCAGATGTTCAGTATCCAACCAGTGACTCAAATGTTGAG GATCCACAAGATTCCTGTCCTTTCACAAATTTTTGGATTTCTATGCATGGTAAGATGAACAAGGTTGAGGGTCTTGATAGCTGGGTGAACTATGGCTTGTTTTTGATGTTTCCAATGGTGGCAATGTCATCTTGGATCTCGTCTTGA
- the LOC107002614 gene encoding glutamyl-tRNA(Gln) amidotransferase subunit A, chloroplastic/mitochondrial, with protein MLSSVQTPRLLRFQSFTLKCLHTHPTTTPPPPHSQILTIRKSLLSREISAVDLAGTFLNRLRNTEPQLKSFLYVSDVVLKEAEEIDRKIAENEELGPLAGVLVGVKDNICTSDMPSTAGSKILENYRPPFDATAVGKMKKCGAIVIGKTNMDEFGMGSTTEGSGYQVTANPWDLSRVPGGSSGGSAAAVSARQCMVSLGSDTGGSVRQPASFCGVVGLKPTYGRVSRYGLVAYASSLDVIGCFGSSVTDAAILLHAISGHDKFDATSSKKEVPDFASQFIARNHLDSKPLKGLRVGLIRETIEGGVDPDVISSIRGAASHLEELGCTVTEVSLPSFSLGLPAYYILASSESSSNLSRYDGIRYGKQVFADELNSLYGESRAGGLGSEVKMRILMGTYALSAGYYDAYYKRAQQVRTLVRESFRAALDENDILISPAAPSAAYKIGEKKNDPLSMYAGDIMTVNVNLAGLPALVLPCGFVDSSSVALPVGVQMISAAFEEEKLLKVGHIFEQTLQGCSFIPPLVADELGC; from the exons ATGCTATCTTCAGTACAAACTCCTCGTCTTCTCCGTTTTCAATCCTTCACTCTCAAATGTCTTCACACCCACCCCACCACTACCCCACCACCCCCACATTCTCAAATTCTCACAATCCGCAAATCCCTTTTATCCCGTGAAATCTCAGCCGTTGATCTCGCCGGAACTTTTTTGAACCGGTTACGCAATACTGAACCCCAACTCAAGAGCTTTCTGTATGTATCCGATGTCGTATTGAAGGAAGCTGAGGAGATTGATAGGAAGATTGCGGAGAATGAGGAATTGGGTCCGCTTGCTGGGGTTTTGGTTGGGGTTAAGGATAATATTTGTACTTCTGATATGCCATCAACTGCAGGGTCAAAGATTTTGGAAAATTATCGACCCCCTTTTGATGCTACTGCTGTTGGGAAGATGAAAAAGTGTGGTGCAATTGTTATTGGGAAAACGAATATGGATGAATTTGGTATGGGGAGTACTACTGAAGGCTCGGGTTATCAG GTGACAGCTAATCCTTGGGATTTGTCCCGGGTACCAGGTGGTTCATCAGGGGGCTCAGCTGCAGCTGTTTCTGCTAGACAATGTATGGTATCATTGGGTAGTGATACTGGTGGAAGTGTAAGGCAACCAGCATCTTTCTGTGGTGTTGTTGGTCTAAAGCCAACATATGGGCGTGTCTCCAGATATGGACTTGTGGCATATGCTTCATCTCTAGATGTTATCGGTTGTTTTGGTTCATCCGTTACTGATGCGGCCATTCTCCTTCATGCAATTTCTGGTCATGACAAGTTTGACGCAACAAGTAGCAAAAAA GAAGTTCCCGATTTTGCTTCCCAATTTATTGCAAGAAATCATTTGGACTCTAAACCTCTGAAAGGACTGAGAGTTGGTCTGATCCGGGAAACCATTGAAGGTGGAGTTGACCCGGACGTAATTTCTTCAATCCGTGGTGCTGCAAGTCATCTTGAAGAACTCGGATGCACTGTCACCGAG GTCTCTTTGCCATCCTTCTCTCTTGGATTGCCAGCTTACTATATCCTTGCTTCATCTGaatcttcttcaaatttgtCCCGTTATGATGGTATCAG GTATGGGAAACAAGTTTTTGCTGATGAGTTAAACTCCCTTTATGGGGAATCTCGTGCCGGAGGCTTAGGTTCTGAG GTGAAAATGAGAATCCTAATGGGGACATATGCTCTGTCTGCTGGTTATTATGATGCATATTACAAGCGAGCCCAGCAG GTCAGGACTTTGGTAAGGGAAAGCTTCAGGGCAGCATTAGATGAGAACGATATTTTGATTTCTCCTGCTGCACCATCAGCAGCTTACAAAATTG GTGAAAAGAAGAACGATCCGTTGTCAATGTATGCTGGTGATATTATGACT GTCAATGTGAACTTGGCTGGTCTTCCAGCATTAGTTCTCCCGTGTGGATTTGTTGATAGCAGTTCTGTGGCCCTTCCCGTTGGTGTTCAGATGATTAGTGCTGCATTTGAAGAG GAGAAATTGCTTAAAGTAGGCCATATCTTTGAGCAGACACTGCAAGGCTGCTCTTTTATTCCTCCTCTAGTTGCTGATGAATTGGGATGCTAG